The following coding sequences are from one Salvia hispanica cultivar TCC Black 2014 chromosome 3, UniMelb_Shisp_WGS_1.0, whole genome shotgun sequence window:
- the LOC125209735 gene encoding non-specific lipid transfer protein GPI-anchored 7-like — translation MAIRSSTIAAAVMTVAVLLAAGRVVEGQSDCASKLIPCVDYLNSTKPSKECCDAMSTVITTQLPCLCGLLRNPAAIPVNITQALELPKHCNLPGDTTACNALADAPGSSSLPPPATPGGNGGNGAGALTQMGMPALLLASAFTFFY, via the exons ATGGCGATTAGGTCCTCGACGATCGCGGCGGCGGTGATGACGGTGGCGGTGCTGTTGGCCGCTGGGAGAGTGGTGGAGGGGCAGTCGGACTGCGCCTCTAAGCTGATTCCCTGCGTGGACTACTTGAACTCGACGAAACCCTCCAAGGAGTGCTGCGACGCCATGAGCACTGTCATAACAACTCAGCTTCCTTGTCTCTGCGGATTGCTTAGAAACCCAGCCGCTATCCCCGTCAATATCACTCAAGCTCTTGAGCTCCCTAAGCATTGCAACCTCCCCGGCGACACCACTGCTTGCAACG CACTTGCTGATGCTCCAGGATCCTCATCTCTCCCTCCTCCAg CGACACCCGGTGGCAACGGCGGTAACGGTGCTGGTGCACTCACACAGATGGGGATGCCGGCTCTTCTTCTGGCCTCAGCTTTCACTTTCTTCTATTAG
- the LOC125210732 gene encoding vacuolar-processing enzyme: protein MALTRIFVLFMFIAAVVARRQSVWDPIIRLPTEENATRWAVLVAGSNGFGNYRHQADVCHAYQILKKGGINDENIIVFMYDDIAMNDLNPRKGVLINHPTGEDVYAGVPKDYTGEQVTTENFYAVILGNTSALTGGSGKVVDSKPGDTIFVYYSDHGGPGVLGMPNMPHLYGKDFIDVLKKKHESGTYKEMVVYIEACESGSVFEGMMPDDLDVYVTTASNAEESSWGTYCPGMDPPPPPEYMTCLGDLYSVAWMEDSESHNLKRETVQQQYDQVKERTSNYNTYNAGSHVMEYGNKSIKSEKLYLFQGFDPATENLPPNQFNAKANMGVINQRDADILSLWEMYNRLDDGTEKKAQLLKQITSTMLHRKHLDGSLDIIGIVLFGPAKAPTVLKSRRGGGLPLVDDWDCLKSMVRVFEAQCGPLAQYGMKHMRSFANICNAGVSVSRMEAACMAACGATSTPLLPAA from the exons ATGGCTCTTACTCGGATTTTTGTGCTCTTCATGTTTATCGCGGCGGTGGTGGCAAGGCGGCAGAGTGTGTGGGATCCCATTATCCGGCTGCCCACGGAGGAGAATGCCACCAGGTGGGCGGTGCTTGTGGCCGGTTCTAATGGCTTTGGAAATTATCGCCATCag GCAGACGTTTGCCATGCATACCAAATACTCAAAAAAGGAGGCATCAACGATGAGAACATTATAGTTTTCATGTATGATGACATCGCAATGAATGATCTAAATCCTCGAAAAGGAGTTTTGATCAATCACCCAACAGGCGAGGACGTCTATGCTGGTGTTCCAAAG GACTATACTGGTGAGCAAGTCACAACGGAGAATTTCTATGCTGTGATCCTAGGCAACACAAGTGCTTTAACAGGTGGAAGTGGTAAAGTTGTCGACAGTAAACCAGGAGACACGATATTTGTTTACTATTCCGACCATGGTGGCCCTGGAGTGCTTG GGATGCCGAATATGCCACATCTGTATGGAAAAGATTTCATTGACGTTCTAAAGAAGAAGCATGAATCTGGCACCTACAAAGAAATG GTGGTATATATTGAAGCATGTGAGAGTGGAAGTGTATTCGAAGGTATGATGCCGGATGATCTGGACGTCTATGTGACCACAGCATCAAATGCTGAAGAAAGTAGCTGGGGAACTTACTGTCCTGGGATGGATCCCCCGCCACCTCCCGAGTACATGACGTGTTTGGGAGATTTGTATAGCGTTGCTTGGATGGAAGACAG CGAGTCCCACAACCTCAAACGAGAAACAGTACAGCAACAATACGACCAG GTCAAGGAACGAACGTCTAACTACAACACATACAATGCTGGATCTCATGTTATGGAATACGGGAACAAAAGCATCAAATCTGAGAAGCTGTATCTCTTCCAAGGATTTGACCCTGCGACTGAGAACCTTCCACCGAATCAATTCAATGCCAAAGCTAACATGGGTGTTATCAACCAGAGGGATGCCGATATCCTCTCTCTGTGGGAAATG TACAACAGGCTGGATGATGGTACAGAAAAGAAGGCACAACTGCTAAAGCAGATTACGAGCACGATGCTGCACCGGAAGCATCTTGATGGTAGCTTGGACATTATCGGCATTGTCTTATTCGGCCCAGCAAAGGCTCCTACTGTCCTTAAATCAAGAAGAGGAGGTGGTTTGCCCCTCGTGGATGACTGGGACTGTTTGAAATCAATG GTTCGTGTATTCGAAGCTCAGTGTGGCCCATTGGCGCAGTATGGGATGAAACACATGCGGTCATTTGCGAATATTTGCAATGCTGGGGTTTCCGTAAGCAGAATGGAGGCAGCATGTATGGCGGCTTGTGGTGCTACATCGACCCCTCTGCTGCCTGCTGCATAA